Genomic segment of Williamwhitmania sp.:
TTCTTCGTCTGGTTTATGGAAATCTTCAAGTACAACTAGTACAAATTGCCATTGTAAATAATAGGTTTAGCCAATGCCAAAATTCCTATTCCTGCTTGTAAGTTTTATATTGTCTCCTGCAATCAACGCCTTCGCCTCAGACCTCCCCAATCCCCAACTTACACCAGGCGCAATCAACCCGTACATTACGCAACAAAACATCCACCAAACGGTCTGTATACATGGCTACACTAAAACTGTAAGGCCCCCGTCTTACTACACCAACAAGTTAAAGAAGCGTCAGATCCGGGAATATGGCTACGAAGACAGGAATCCCAAGGACTATGAGGAAGATCATTTGATTGCTCTTTCAATTGGGGGCGATCCAAGAGATCCGCAAAACCTTTGGCCAGAACCACGTAAAAGTGAGTGGAATGCGGCCAAGAAAGACCAGCTGGAGTTCGTGCTTTACAAAATGGTTTGCAGGAATGAGATATCTCTTGCCGAGGCACAGCATGAGATGGCGACGAATTGGATCGAGGCTTATAAGAGGTATGTTCCTAGTCAACAGAATTAACGATTTAAGGGTAAGGTAGATTAACCTATGACACCAATTTGCTTACAGACAAAGATCAGGGCATGAAGGATTATTATGCCATATTAGGTATTGCACCCTCTGCAGAGGAGGTCGTTATCCGTGCTGCTTGGAAGGCTTTGTCACAGCGTTATCACCCCGATCGGTATGTTGGAGATGTCTCAAAAGCTAATGCACGGATGGTAGAAATCAACGAGGCTTACAGTATCCTTTCAGACCCAATTCGACGTCAAACTTATGACAAGTCAAGGAGTGGTAAAGAGGGAGACTTCGCAGAATGGGTTCATGAAGAAGAAGCAGGTCAAGCCACAAACAGTTTTGATCCACTCGAGAAAGATTGGGCTTTGGCAGTTGACTTTTATCCAGATTTGGTAAGCATCAATAATAGACTATCAAAAATATCGAGCATGTTGGCTTTCAGTTATCGTGCTTCATTGCTTGAACGCAAGGCTTTTGAAAAACGAAAATCATTTGCTGAAAAAGCGGAGGAATCATTCTTGGAATCATACTTTGGTAGCAACAAAAAAATTGTTGATTTTGCACTTGAGTTGATATTGGCCGGGAATAAAGCTGCCGCAAAAGCTCTTAATGATTCCATTCGAGTATTAGGTAGCGAAGTTTCACCAAACAGGGTTATAAAAAAAATCTGCAAGGACTTTAATTTCGAAACAGAAGAAATGAAGAGTGATGCTGAAAGAATGAAGTGGGGTGAGGAAAAAAGGGAGAAGACAAATGCATGGAATAATGCAGTAGAAGTAGGAAGTAATGAGAGTCCTTTTCTACCTTGGGGAGTTTCGATATTAATATTTGCCATATTTGTAATCATTGTAACGCTTTCAATCATTCATTGATTAATACTGACTCTATAGTTAAGAAGCTTGCCTGAAGCGGGTTAACATACCTAGATTTATTAGCCATATTGAAAGGGAATCCATGAGCGGAATGTTCTCAAGCCCATTACCACCGGCAGCATTTGATAAAACCATGGTTTTTATTGATGGATCTAATCTTTTTATTCGTCTCCGTGATGCAAAGTTGAAAGTAAATAGCTTTAGTAGCATTTCCAAATTTGCGTGTCGTGAGCGTCAGCTTCACCGTACCTATTTATATACTTGTCAGGAAAAACTCGATGATGCTTATGCGGTTCATGGCGAAAAAGCATTTGAAGGCTGCAGAATCATTCTTGGTGAAAGCATAAAGCTGCCTAATGGC
This window contains:
- a CDS encoding J domain-containing protein, giving the protein MKDYYAILGIAPSAEEVVIRAAWKALSQRYHPDRYVGDVSKANARMVEINEAYSILSDPIRRQTYDKSRSGKEGDFAEWVHEEEAGQATNSFDPLEKDWALAVDFYPDLVSINNRLSKISSMLAFSYRASLLERKAFEKRKSFAEKAEESFLESYFGSNKKIVDFALELILAGNKAAAKALNDSIRVLGSEVSPNRVIKKICKDFNFETEEMKSDAERMKWGEEKREKTNAWNNAVEVGSNESPFLPWGVSILIFAIFVIIVTLSIIH
- a CDS encoding NYN domain-containing protein; this encodes MSGMFSSPLPPAAFDKTMVFIDGSNLFIRLRDAKLKVNSFSSISKFACRERQLHRTYLYTCQEKLDDAYAVHGEKAFEGCRIILGESIKLPNGKHREKGVDALLVADLVYHAASRNCQFAIVLSNDQDFSVALKRVEDFGCRTGVLSLVDDAPEKLKRSCDDYQFFNENQMISNNWAASI